A stretch of DNA from Schistocerca americana isolate TAMUIC-IGC-003095 chromosome 3, iqSchAmer2.1, whole genome shotgun sequence:
aagttaatcccatagtgctcagagccatttgaaacattttttgaactaaattCCCGTCATTTCCTCCAGCAACACCAGCACTGCATTTAGCTACACTTGGTGCACAAGAGAACGTTTCTGTAAAACCTCCATCTGAAGACGAGCCTGCAGCGTCTCGAAAACATGTTCGTGGTTGAGTAAATCGTAAagaagcgactggttgcatatttattaccagataaacgccAGCTTCTTTGTCCGTATTAGGGGGATGATTGTTTTACCTGGCTTCCTCGTTTcgagcacttgaaaatgggataatgtTGTCCCGAAACGTGTTGCGGTAATAATCACACTATTGACAACTGGGATGAATATTCTCAGTACGGCTTGAGTAACAGTTGTACGGTGGCTTCATATGAGGTACGCTCGTAGCGAGTTTAATCAGCACGAGAGAAGCTCTTTTTTTTTGGTGGCTGGGCAAGTTGCACCGCCGCAGGCAGGTGTAGGTGGAACAGCACGGTACCTGGGGTGGAGCAGGCGGTGGCTGCCGCTGCTGGTGAACTTTGTTAATTTCAGAGCcgaggaatttcatttcttgcgGCCAGCGGCGAAGTTGCGGGAAGACGGTGGGCCGGGGGTGGTGTTGGTGCGCGTCGGCCTGGACGGGGTAGTACTCGGGGGCGCTGAGGCCGCGCTGCAGCGGCACGGGCAGGTAGCGCCGGCCGTCGGGGCCTCGCGGCTGGCCGCGCCAGACCGACGCCGAGGCGTCGCCGCCGGCGCCGAACGTCGAGTAGCCCTGGTCCATCCGCCGGCTGACCGCAGGGGCGTCGCGCAGGTGTACAGTGCACTGCGGCAGCGGCCGTGTCTAGAGCACAGGGGCCCAACCGCGCGCCACCTGCGCCCGCGTGCGTGCGTAATGAGGCCAGATAACGAGGCGCCGAGATCGCCGAGTCAACAAGTGCTCGCCGTAAATCATAGGCGCCGCGCTACGTTCTGTGTCGTGGCGCTCAAAATAGTGCACTGAGCAGGGGGGTATCTAAATCAGCGAGAAACACTTACGGGCTCTCATCTGCTGCACAAAAGTTTCCGGTCACTACGCTATCTTCAGTCCCCCTGACCGATGTGAAGAAAGCTTCCAACACAGTTGCACTCAAAATAAGGACCAGGAATCAAAGACTCGTATTCTAACACCAGAGCTCCATagctttctttttttctcttaCGCCATAGTCCatcagcgatcgcagggtcggcgcggTTAGAACCGATTTGGCAACGTCAGTtttagggatggccagatgcccttatggccgccaccccgaacccccaggGATGGAATCGGTGTACCCCACCTCTCTGCATCTAGTACAAATCGTGAAATAGTccgaacgtgtttcaaatggcgGCGACGCATGAAACTGAGGCAGAAcgcggggaccagcccggtattcacctagcgtgatgtggaaaaccgcctaaaaaccacatccaggctggccggcacaccagccctcgtcgttaatccgccgggcggattcgatacggggccggcgcgcctaccctagtccaggaagcagcgcgttagcgctctcggctaccctggcgggtcaccaGAGCTCCATAGTTGTACTgacataaatttttcttttttgtctgttcTACCATCTGCCATCTGCCATtaagatattgtaaatattgtatggTTGTATTGATACCACAAGAGTGTTCGCTTTTTCatttgtaaaaactttgaggtcatgGTTTATTCCTATACGATGTAGTGTCTCTGTTATTTAAATTCTTTGCTTCATTTGGAGGgcgacaaaacttactgtatatatttggaatttggatgaataattttttgtaggaatgtcaatatgtgtaaatgttctgctttatttaatatgtttggttgctattATGTAATACCTAATCCTCTTAGGGTTATTAGTTCTTTATGtgtataaaaggtgttgtggttcccctccggAACGGAACTTCGTaacgcgcgcaaaatgtggttggcatggatagaaaggtgggcggaagagtcagtcggggacgaactgccaactgctcatgtaaaagtcgtgtattgtgctggtgccgagagaggcttttcgtgccgttttccaatgtgccaaaCGCTCGATGGATGGATTTGTAAGTTAGTTATGTTTTGGaaatggtatctatcatcgccaccaagaaatgacagatctTTATCGTTACCAACTGTAAATCCATCTGCCAAGATGTATTCGCCACTACATTGTGTCAATCACTGTAGCGGACGCATCAGCTCATTGGATATTTTTAGCGTGCTcgaatataaggtaatttatactctaactcttatacctaccttgattttttatcaCCAGTCACACAGctacttagggtccttcccatgtcaAATATACTTACCGACTGTCCATATTGCGAAACTAGGAAAGCCCAGTAATTTATTCAATAACTCCACTTGAAGATAGTAGGAAGAAACTAAGTTAATgtagcagaactgagtaatatagtaaatgatgcttgctgaaaataatttttctattaaaactctTATTAATATCTTGTTGCCAAGTTCAAAAGTGAATGTTCTCAAAATTGTGGCTTATAGAGTTTTGAAAATTACtgcttctttatactgtaattgcCTTAATAAAAATAATTCCATTATGCAAACTGCCTGCAGCTTTGAGGGTATAGTATAACaagtagcggacggtagtgttatagtATCTGTAGATTTTTTAGTGAGCGATCATTTCAAATATCACCTGCCGACTCGGCCGAGTTGGCAGGTGATGTTTGACATGATCGCGGTCtcaaaaatctacagataccaaGCTTTGAATGCTTGccctgtcgcagtttcgaatcctgcctcggtcatggatgtctgtgatgtccttaggttagttaggtttaagtagttccaagtattaccacacatgttaagtcccatagtgcacagagcctttttttttttttttttttttttttttttttgcttgcccCTGTTTTGACCGAAACCGAGGCTGGAAATTTCATACACGTCGGTAAGGAGGCCTGTAGATGGCGTAGTATATTGCCGAAACTGGCAGCCAAATAAAaacaacaatttggaaatttagaccgCTGAAAGGCGGTTGAtgtgacattctgtactgaacggCCGTGGTCCCACAACCGTCTCTCAAAAGATGCACTTACAGAGGCCCTTATGTAGTGCAGAATTGTCCGGAAGACATCACGAGAGGCCGATCCGCCAATGTAGAAGGCGGCAGGTGGTACTGTATTGTCAGTGATGATGAGGTTCCATACTCCTAGGAGCGTAGGgcatgatgcgggagacccgcaccgccgactaggcaaggtcgtagcggaaatggtttgccattgccttcctccgaccgtaatggggatgaatgatgatgatgaagacaacacaacaacacccagtcatatccaggcagggaaaatccctgaccccgttggGACTCGAAGCtgggaccctgtgcgcgggaagcgagaacgctaccgcaagaccacgagctgcggacgtattgTCTGTAGATAAGCAGTAGCAgacagagttgtaaaactactatAGACCACCACAAGCAAGCGTCGACTGCGTAGCTTTAGTCATTGAAGGTCGTGGCAGCATTACCTAAATGTTAAGTGGGTTGCATACATATCAGGTGTTACCGTCTAAAGATCGCTTTCGTTACATGTGTGGTCAGTGTCTTACCAGATTTCCCTAAAAACCGGAAGCAGTAAACCGTCTAGAAACGGCGTGAGGATTTACAAACAGCCGCGTAACCGAAGGTAaatttttgttctatatagttACTCTCCTCTCTCTTACTTAAAAACAAACGGTATTCATACTAAAATCAGGGTGGTCAATATTAAAAATTATTCACTTCTAACGTGAAACTGAGGGATgttatagtaaaaataaagaaaacaatacagatttatcataaagGGGCCGACCgctacggccgagcggttctaggcgcttcagtccggaaccgcgctgctgctgcggttgcaggttcgaatcctgcctcgggcatggatgtgtgtgatgtccttagggtagttaggtttaagtacactcctggaaattgaaataagaacaccgtgaattcattgtcccaggaacgggaaactttattgacacattcctggggtcagatacatcacatgatcacactgacagaaccacaggcacatagacacaggcaacagagcatgcacaatgtcggcactagtacagtgtatatccacctttcgcagcaatgcaggctgctattctcccatggagacgatcgtagagatgctggatgtagtcctgtggaacggcttgctatgccatttccacctggcgcctcagttggaccagcgttcgtgctggacgtgcagatcacgtgagacgacgcttcatccagtcccaaacatgctcaatgggggacagatccggcgatcttgctggccagggtagttgacttacaccttctagagcacgttgggtggcacggcatacatgcggacgtgcattgtcctgttggaacagcaagttcccttgccggtctaggaatggtagaacgatgggttcgatgacggtttggatgtaccgtgcactattcagtgtcccctcgacgatcaccagtggtgtacagccagtgtaggagatcgctacctacaccatgatgccgggtgttggccctgtgtgcctcggtcgtatgcagtcctgattgtggcgctcacctgcacggcgccaaacacgcatacgaccatcattggcaccaaggcagaagcgactctcatcggtgaagacgacacgtctccattcgtccctccattcacgcctgtcgcgacaccactggaggcgggctgcacgatgttggggtgtgagcggaagacggcctaacggtgtgcgggaccgtagcccagcttcatggcgacggttgcgaatggtcctcgccgataccccaggagcaacagtgtccctaatttgctgggaagtggcggtgcggtcccctacggcactgcgtaggatcctacggtcttggcgtgcatccatgcgtcgctgcggtccggtcccaggtcgacgggcacgtgcaccttccgccgaccactggcgacaacatcgatgtactgtggagacctcacgccccacgtgttgagcaattcggcggtacgtccacccggcctcccgcatgcccactgtacgccctcgctcaaagtccgtcaactgcacatacggttcacgtccacgctgtcgcggcatgctaccagtgttaaagactgcgatggagctctgtatgccacggaaaactggctgacactgacggcggcggtgcacaaatgctgcgcagctagcgccattcgacagccaacaccgcggatcctggtgtgtccgctgtgccgtgtgtgtgatcattgcttgtacagccctctcgcagtgtccggagcaagtatggtgggtctgacacaccagtgtcaatgcgttcttttttccatttccaggagtgtagttccaagtctaggggtctcatgacctcagatgttaagtcccacagtgctcagagccatttgaaccatttttttatcaggAAGGCCAGGAtatgcaatttcctcaacaaaacgctaagaataaaaaaaaaaataaaaacacaaaccaAACATGTATCGGAcatcgattcaatacttcgtcaagtTTACATAAAACATGATTTTGATATTCATAACAACTTTGCAACTATCGATAGTAAtatgaaactcttgcctttgatcatgatgaacgtTCTACTGAGCACAAAGTAACGACAATAATCACATATAATTTTATGTCTGTGCACATTAAACTGTCCTTCCATCAAGAGTAATTGCTTCGGTTACacgaaagcgcagaagttacgcaatcaactaattttcattacttataaaatgcGATATATAGTCTAATCtacggatataaaatacacaatggagtaACACTGGATGATGTGCGGTACTAATTAATCGTCGCCTCCCTGTTTCCCTCtcacatattgtaagtaggctgttcagctttttatgttggtaacgccacgtagcgctctctattaaaatcgctgactgcgctgtgtgcagtctgtggctggctgtaCTCGTTGTTTGAAGTTTTTCGTTAGtgtcgtgttgggcagttggatgtgaacagcgtgtagcattgcgcagttggaggtgagccgccagcagtggtggatttggggagagagatcACAGAGTTTTGAGGCGTTAATATGagcggaccatctggacgtgtgtcccctCAGAAAAAGGATATTTGTCAAACTGGATGTTACGCGCATataatgactttttaacactattaacgtaaatacattgtttgttctctattaacatctttcatttgctaactgtatgcctatcagtagttagtgccttcagtagttaggatcttttatttagctgacagtattggagctcgctgtattgtagtagttcgagtaacgaagattttagtgaggtaagttattcatgaaggataggttatagttagtcagggctattcttttgtagggactattaaaagtcagattgcgctaaaatattgcgtgtcagtttataaatgatcagaatgagtaaagagaaaactgagcacattcaggtttactcagctgtttcagtatcaaacaacgcagaagtttaccagcacagtcttttttttacattcaaaggggaagtttcaatatttctttccctaccagtactaccggtaatccttccatttactacgtcatttatgtgctGTGCCAAAACTACTGAACCGTTGTTTCGGTAGGGCGTAACACTTGTAGCAGCAGAATGGTTGAGTCAGGAGACCTCAGTAGCTTCTGACCTGGGCTTGTCGTTGGACGTatactgaacaaaataaaaaatccatCATAGACATTTCACCCCTACCTTGTCCAAGTCGACTTTttatgatgtgattgtgaagtggaaacaccaaGTAACAACCAAAGCAAAATCAAGACCAGGTAGGTCTCGTGTACTAAGGGAAAGGACTGTCAAGCATTGAGGAAGGTGGTTACAAAAAAGCGCATGAAATTAGCGGAAGTAATCACTCTTgggttccaaaatgctaccagctgCCCAGTTAGCACAACGACTGCGCTTAGGGAATTAAAACGAATGGGACACAATGGTCGAAGTCACTCGTTTCTGTAGTCTATGTATAGCAACGCTTGAGATGCTGTAAATAGCAACGCAGCTGAACGGTAGATGACAGCAAACGATTTGAAGTGATAAATCACTCTATACCCtgaggcaatccgatggaagggtttttgTTTGTTGAATACCCTGagcacgttacctgccatcatcagTAGTCTAgccagtgaagtacggaggacgtGATGTTACAGAATGGGGCTGTTTTTAGTGTGGTTAGGGTGTGGCCCAGCCAATTACACTTAGTAAAACGCTAAAAAGGTGGtcggatacgaacacattttacagcattgtatacTATGTACAGCAGAGAATCATTTCGGACACGGTGAatgtttcagcacgacaatgcaccttGTCACAGAATCTGGGAGTCAGTAGTTTGTGGACTCCTGAAACGGATTGGCGTGCCCAGAGCCCCGAACTGAACCAAATGGAGCACCTTTGGTACGAGTTACAACGTCTATTTCGCTCCAGCTCCCACGTCCAACATCATTcaacatcagtaccttctctggttttgactGTTGAGAAGGAATGGGTTGCCGTTCC
This window harbors:
- the LOC124606598 gene encoding putative golgin subfamily A member 6-like protein 19, with protein sequence MDQGYSTFGAGGDASASVWRGQPRGPDGRRYLPVPLQRGLSAPEYYPVQADAHQHHPRPTVFPQLRRWPQEMKFLGSEINKVHQQRQPPPAPPQDDENAGEENREEEELKEEEEELKEEEEELKEEEEELKEEEEELKEEEEELKEEEEELEEEEEELEEEEEELEEEELEEEEHRFRHCQKKSGE